One part of the Hirundo rustica isolate bHirRus1 chromosome 11, bHirRus1.pri.v3, whole genome shotgun sequence genome encodes these proteins:
- the CA5A gene encoding carbonic anhydrase 5A, mitochondrial, translating to MLPLLRRAWAAAVASSSSSSSSCSPQRGSRQCSLGACCSYRLRDALHPLWQSPLAIPGGTRQSPINIQWRDSVYDPFLKPLKIAYDPTTCLHIWNNGYSFLVEFDDSADRSIIVGGPLKNQYRLKQFHFHWGAINDWGSEHTVDCKFYPAELHLVHWNAVEYPSFEEAVMEGNGLAVIGVFLKLGARHEGLQTLVDALPAVRHKDTVIEFDDFDPSCLIPSCPDYWTYAGSLTTPPLTESVTWIIKKKPIEVDEDQLEAFRTLLFTSDGEEERRMVDNFRPLQPLMNRTVRSSFRPQLGP from the exons ATGCTGCCGCTGCTCCGCCGCGCTTGGGCGGCCGCCgtcgcctcctcctcctcctcatcctcctcctgctccccacagcgGGGCAGCCGCCAGTGCAGCCTCGGCGCCTGCTGCTCCTACCGCCTGCGAGACGCCC tgcATCCGCTGTGGCAGAGCCCGCTGGCGATTCCCGGAGGCACCCGCCAGTCTCCCATCAACATCCAGTGGAGGGACAGCGTTTATGATCCCTTCCTGAAGCCTCTGAAAATCGCCTACGACCCCACCACCTGTCTTCACATCTGGAACAATGGCTACTCCTTCCTGGTGGAGTTTGATGATTCTGCTGATAGATCAA tcaTCGTTGGAGGCCCCTTGAAAAACCAGTACAGGCTAAAGCAGTTCCACTTCCACTGGGGAGCTATCAACGACTGGGGCTCAGAGCACACAGTTGACTGTAAATTTTACCCAGCAGAG CTGCATTTGGTGCACTGGAATGCTGTGGAGTACCCGAGTTTCGAGGAAGCTGTGATGGAAGGGAATGGCCTGGCCGTTATTGGAGTGTTCTTAAAG ctgggagcacgGCACGAAGGGCTGCAGACCCTGGTGGATGCCCTGCCTGCAGTCAGACACAAG GACACTGTGATCGAGTTTGATGACTTTGATCCCTCCTGCCTGATCCCTTCCTGCCCTGATTACTGGACCTACGCCGGCTCCTTGACCACTCCTCCCCTCACCGAATCAGTCACGTGGATCATTAAGAAGAAGCCAATCGAGGTGGATGAGGATCAG CTGGAGGCCTTTCGGACGCTGCTGTTCACGTCGGacggggaggaggagaggaggatggTGGACAACTTCCGCCCGCTGCAGCCGCTGATGAACCGCACGGTGCGCTCGTCCTTCCGCCCCCAGCTCGGCCCCTAG